The following nucleotide sequence is from Nautilia sp. PV-1.
CAATATGATGCACCGGAAAAAATTAAAAAAACTGCGGCGGATATGATGGTAAGTTATACCAGAGAAGAAAACGGGGATATCATTATAGGAGATGAAATATTTAAAGGTGTTAAAAAAGACAAACAGGAATTTGCTAAATATCTGATTTAATTATTTTATTTTAATAAATCCTTTATTTACCAAAAAGTCGTAAATTTTACTTACAATACCTCCAGCTGCGCTGCCGCCGTGGCCTCCGTGCTCTATTAAAACAGTTACAACCACCTGAGGGTGTCTGTAAGGTCCGAATGTGGTAAGCCACGCATGTGAACGGTGAAAATAGGCAAGTTCGTCTTCTCTTTTTCTTTTTTTAACTTCCTGAGGTATAGAATACACCTGTGCCGTTCCCGTTTTACCCGCAATGGTTACCTTAGTTGTAATATGTCTAGTAGCAGTACCTCCGGGTGCGTTACAAACCGCCCACATTCCTCTTCTTACAAGTCCGAGATATCTTTTTTCTCTTTTCGTAAGCACATCTTTTAATACGGGTTTTGTTTTATTATTGTCTATATACTCTACAACAAAAGGTTTTGGAAGCTTTCCGCTTGCAATTAAAGCGGTATCAACCGCCACCTGTAAAGGCGTAGCCAGAAAATATCCCTGTCCGATAACCGCATTTAACGTTTCACCTATAAACCACGGCTGATGGTATTTTCTTATTTTCCACTCTTTATCCGGTACTATTCCGGCTTTTTCATTAGGCAGATCTATTCCAGTTTTATGACCGAATCCCATCTTTTTAAGATGGCTTGCCAGATAATTTATTCCAATTTTAAGACCAAGCTGATAATAGTATGTATCGACACTTCTTTTAATAGCCTTTACAAGATCCGTCATACCGTGTCCGCTCGGTTTCCAGTCCCTGAATTTTCTGTTTCCGATTTCTATATATCCGGGACAGTCTATTTTTTTCCAAGGATTCCATTTTCCGCTGGCAGCAGCAATCAGACCTTCGGCAGGCTTAACGGTAGAACCGGGAGGATAAAGACCGCTTACGGGCTTATTTAAAAGAGGATGGTATATATCATGCAGAAGTTTATGCCATGTTTTATAATCAATACCTTTTACAAACAGATTATTGTCATAACTTGGATAAGTAACAAGGGCAAGTATCTCCCCGTTTGTCCTCATCACTACCACCGCGCCTTTTTTATTCTGTTTTTTAAGCATATTATAAATCATGGACTGCAGCTGGGTGTCTATGCTTAATTTAAGAGAATGGGAAACAGGCTTTTTATAAGCAATTTCTTTTAATATTTCGTTTTTTGCATTTACTATCACCGTCTTTTCGCCAGGAGTTCCCTGCAGAATATTGTCATAATATTTTTCAATCCCTCTTTTACCCGAAATTTGTGTGAGCTCAATCGTTTTATTTCTTTGAAGGTCTTTAACAGTGGCTTTTGACACATATCCTAAAACATTGGAAAGCACGTCTTTATACGGATATTTTCTTAAATAGCTAGGTGTAATAATAATATTATCGTCCAGACTCAAAAACGGCTGCACTTTGTAAATTTTATCTTCACTGACATATTTTACCAATACTATAGGCTTATGATTATACGGAGAATTTTCTTTTTTGTAAATTTCAAGAAGCTTTGTTGCATTTATGTCATTTAGCGTTTTTTCAAGCTCGTTAATTGCATCATGAAGTTCTTTATCTTTCAAATGGGGCTTTAAAGCAATGTCAAACCTCAGCTCGTTATAAGCGATAGGTTTGCCGTTTTTATCGTATATAACACCTCTAACGGGAGGTATTAAAATCTCTTTTTCCCTGTTTTGCAAAGAAAGTTTATTGTATTTTTCATTTGATTTGATACTAAGGTCGTATACCCTGTATATCAAAAGCATATAAAATGCAAAAATTACACTTAATACGATTTTAGTTCGCATTTTAAAAGCCTTATTGCTATCAAATCAAACGCATAATTATAAATTAAATAGATAAACAGCATTGAAGTTTCGATGTTCGCAAAGTTTCTTAAATATATTCCCAAAGCCAAATACACAATAAAAAGCGCAACGGCATCCTGATAATGAAAATCAACAATATCTTTCAGTCTTTCAAGCAAAACAAATTTTATAAACAGCATAAGCATACTGAAAAACAGCAGATTAAAATTATGAAAAAGTGAAAACAGAACAATAAACAAAAGAGCCATAAAAAAATTTTCACAAAACAGGAAAACTCCAAGCATTATTGGAAAAAACGGCGTAAAACTGCTGAAAAAATTTACAAAGTAAATTAACAGCAGTCTTACAAGTATTTTATCAGAGCCGTTTCGTTGCAGTTGGGGAAAAATTTGCATTTTATACAGTCCGCCCATATTTTTTTATCCGGAATAGCTTCTTTTTCAATTTCGATAAAACCGATTTTTTCAAAAAATTCCTTTTTATACGTCAAAACCAACACTTCTTTCAGTCCGATATTTTTTGCTTCTTCTAAAAGCCTGCCTACCAGCAGCTTCCCTATCCCTTTTCCCTGATAATCCTTATCAACGCCTAAAGATCTGATTTCCCCTAAAAAAGGAGAAAAAATATGCAGCGCGGCAACAGCAACCGGCTTTTCTTTATCGTAAATCAACGTATAGGAACGTATATTGGTAGCGACTTCGTCATCGTCTCTTCTTAAAATAATTCCTTCTTTTACATACGGTTCAAGTACGCTTTGTATATCTATTATTTCTCTTAATGTGGGTTTTTTAATTACTAAATCATTCATTTGATATATTACCCCACAGAATTTCGTTAATTTTGTTTTTGACTTTGTCAAATCCTCTTTTTTTCATGTTCGAAACAAACAGCGCGTCAGGATATTTCTGTCTCAGTTTTGCAAGTTCGCTCTGTTTTAATTTGTCTATTTTTGTAAAGACTGTCAAAAGCTGCTGATCTTTCCTTTTAAATGAATTTATATATTCATCTACATTATTGTCAATATCCAGATCCGGATGTCTGGCGTCTCTTAAATGTATAAAAAGCTTTATATTAAATCTGTTTTTTAAAAACTCATCAAGATTTCTGCCCCAGTCTTTCAGCATGGATTTGCTGACTTTTGCATATCCGAATCCGGGAAGATCAACCAAAACGTATTTTTTACCTTCGTCTTCCACTTCAAAGAAATTAATCAGTCTGGTTTTTCCCGGTGTTTGGGATGTTTTTGCTATTTTTTGATTGGTAAAAGCATTTAAAAAGCTGCTTTTACCCACATTACTTCGTCCAAGAAGAGCAACTTCCGTAAAATTCGGATCAATTGCTTCATTAATCGACGGTGCCGATGTTATAAATTTTACTTTCACTCATTAACCTTTATTATGATTTCTACCGGTTTTTTACCTCCGGTTACTTCTGCGTTTTTAGTAAATCTGTTAAGTACTATTCTGTTCCCTTTTACGCTTTCGTTTGTTTCAAGTTTAACTATTTTGGCATTGCCTGTTAATATTATATTTCCGTTGTGAAGCTGATATACAAGTTTATCGCTTCTGCCTTTGTATGTTGAGTTTTTATCAAGTGCTATTACAAACCTGACATTTCCGATTGCGACAAATTTCTGAGGTTTTTTATTTTTATCAAAATAAACTATCATCTCCTCAGCCTGAATATTGTCTTTTCCTTTAGTGGCATTAACGTCGCCTTTAAACACACTCTCTTTTTTTGCCATATCATAGTGGAAATATTTGCTTGTTACTTTCAGCTCCTCAGCACTTACAAAACTTATAACAAGTATCAACAGTAAAAAAAGTTTTTTCATTTTTCAACCTTTAAATAATATATTATATTTTTGGCATACAGATTTTTTTTATCGTCCATCTTGAAACTTTTACCGTATCCTCTAAAATCTTTTGAATAAAGTTTAACTTTACCGCCGCTTAAAAGTTTCGTTATTTTATTATAATAAGCTAAATTTGTAATTAATTCTATATCTTTGTTTTTATACCAGACATTATATCCGGTAACCAAATCGTCTTCGAATACCGTTTTGTCCGCTTTATAGTCTTCTAATTTTACTAAATCTTTAACATTTAAATCATACGCAATGTAATTTTTTTTGTACATATCAAGTTTTTTAAAACTGCCTTCTTTTTGAAGTTCACCATTATATATATAAAACTTCCCTTTATTAAACTCGACATCCGGAAGCTTTGCAGAGGCTTTAACCGTATGAGTGGTTTTATACTCTCCCATTAATAACGGATACAGCATAATTCCAAATACCAATACGGCAAAAGAAACTGCTTTTACCATAACGCCAAAAACTTATCGTAAAGTTTTTCTTCTTTTAACAAAAACTCTATCATTTCGGCAACAGCTCCTTCTCCTCCGTTTTTTTTCAGAGGATAATTTACAAAATCGTAAATATACGGATTAGAATCATAAGGCGCAAATGATTTTTTAACGAGTCTGAGCATTGAGAGATCATTCATATCATCCCCAATAACGGCTACTTCCGAATATGAAATACCCATTTCTTCAACTATTGAATCCAGAACTTCTTTTTTATTTCTTACACCCTGTTTTACGTATGTAATATCAAGCTCTTTCGCTCTTCTGTCAACTATATTCGAAACCCTTCCGGTGATAATGGCGCTTTTTTTACCAAGCCGATTCCAGCTTTTAATCATAAGTCCGTCTTTTATATTAAAAGCTTTTACTTCGTCTCCGCTGTTTGAATAGTATATTTTACCGTCTGTAAGAGTTCCGTCAACGTCTATTACGATAAGCTCTATCATAATACGCCTTTTGTTGAAGGAATCCCGCTTTTTCTATAAGCAAGTGCTCTTCTAAGAGCCACGGCAAACGCTTTAAACGCGCTTTCAATAATATGATGTTTGTTTGTGCCTCTTTTATATATAATATGTGCAGCTATTTTAAAGTTAAATACAAGAGATTTAAAAAATTCTTCAACAAGTTCCAAATCAAAATCCTTAATAGCGCCTTCCCTTGGCATTTCATATACAAGATACGCCCTGCCTCCTATATCCATATCCACTTCAACGGCCGCTTCATCCAAAACTGCCACCGCATTAGAATATCTTTCTATATTTTCAATAGGATAGACTTCTTTAAACAGCGCTTCTCCTATTACGATACCCACATCCTCAACCGTATGATGGTAATCTACGTATATATCTCCGTCACAAAACACTTCCAAATCCATACCGCTGTGTTTTGCCAAAGCTTCAAGCAT
It contains:
- the lptA gene encoding lipopolysaccharide transport periplasmic protein LptA, with product MKKLFLLLILVISFVSAEELKVTSKYFHYDMAKKESVFKGDVNATKGKDNIQAEEMIVYFDKNKKPQKFVAIGNVRFVIALDKNSTYKGRSDKLVYQLHNGNIILTGNAKIVKLETNESVKGNRIVLNRFTKNAEVTGGKKPVEIIIKVNE
- the hisB gene encoding imidazoleglycerol-phosphate dehydratase HisB; translated protein: MTEIKRETKETKIEVKLEINGSGKSNISTGVGFFDHMLEALAKHSGMDLEVFCDGDIYVDYHHTVEDVGIVIGEALFKEVYPIENIERYSNAVAVLDEAAVEVDMDIGGRAYLVYEMPREGAIKDFDLELVEEFFKSLVFNFKIAAHIIYKRGTNKHHIIESAFKAFAVALRRALAYRKSGIPSTKGVL
- the yihA gene encoding ribosome biogenesis GTP-binding protein YihA/YsxC, translated to MKVKFITSAPSINEAIDPNFTEVALLGRSNVGKSSFLNAFTNQKIAKTSQTPGKTRLINFFEVEDEGKKYVLVDLPGFGYAKVSKSMLKDWGRNLDEFLKNRFNIKLFIHLRDARHPDLDIDNNVDEYINSFKRKDQQLLTVFTKIDKLKQSELAKLRQKYPDALFVSNMKKRGFDKVKNKINEILWGNISNE
- a CDS encoding HAD family hydrolase, yielding MIELIVIDVDGTLTDGKIYYSNSGDEVKAFNIKDGLMIKSWNRLGKKSAIITGRVSNIVDRRAKELDITYVKQGVRNKKEVLDSIVEEMGISYSEVAVIGDDMNDLSMLRLVKKSFAPYDSNPYIYDFVNYPLKKNGGEGAVAEMIEFLLKEEKLYDKFLALW
- a CDS encoding N-acetyltransferase, whose product is MNDLVIKKPTLREIIDIQSVLEPYVKEGIILRRDDDEVATNIRSYTLIYDKEKPVAVAALHIFSPFLGEIRSLGVDKDYQGKGIGKLLVGRLLEEAKNIGLKEVLVLTYKKEFFEKIGFIEIEKEAIPDKKIWADCIKCKFFPNCNETALIKYL
- the mrdA gene encoding penicillin-binding protein 2, which encodes MRTKIVLSVIFAFYMLLIYRVYDLSIKSNEKYNKLSLQNREKEILIPPVRGVIYDKNGKPIAYNELRFDIALKPHLKDKELHDAINELEKTLNDINATKLLEIYKKENSPYNHKPIVLVKYVSEDKIYKVQPFLSLDDNIIITPSYLRKYPYKDVLSNVLGYVSKATVKDLQRNKTIELTQISGKRGIEKYYDNILQGTPGEKTVIVNAKNEILKEIAYKKPVSHSLKLSIDTQLQSMIYNMLKKQNKKGAVVVMRTNGEILALVTYPSYDNNLFVKGIDYKTWHKLLHDIYHPLLNKPVSGLYPPGSTVKPAEGLIAAASGKWNPWKKIDCPGYIEIGNRKFRDWKPSGHGMTDLVKAIKRSVDTYYYQLGLKIGINYLASHLKKMGFGHKTGIDLPNEKAGIVPDKEWKIRKYHQPWFIGETLNAVIGQGYFLATPLQVAVDTALIASGKLPKPFVVEYIDNNKTKPVLKDVLTKREKRYLGLVRRGMWAVCNAPGGTATRHITTKVTIAGKTGTAQVYSIPQEVKKRKREDELAYFHRSHAWLTTFGPYRHPQVVVTVLIEHGGHGGSAAGGIVSKIYDFLVNKGFIKIK